The genomic DNA CAGCTTGCCGTCTTGCCATTGCAGACCCATCATGCGGGCGCGCTCGTTCTGGTTATTTTCGCCGAACTTCACACCGTAGCCCGCAGCGGTCGTGCCTTCGGGGATGTCGATGGCCGAAACCGCCTCTACGATCGTATCCGCGTCAAAGCCGTCAGCAGCGTTCAACGATTGCAGCACAGCCATCGCGCCAACATAGTTAGTCAAGGAGTGACCGGAGCGCGGCTCGGTGCCATATTTGGCCTGATAGGCTGCAAGGAAATCATCGATACCGGGGGTAAATTCCTTGTTCACGACGTATTGCGTGAAGTCGGCATTCAACACACCTTCGATGATGTCATGGCCCACTGCGTCGGCTGTTGGCTGGGTAGAATAACCGCCACCGCCACCAATGATTGCCAGCGGGCTAAACCCTGCCTCATGTGCTTGCTGCAAAAACAGGACCGAGTCGTTCTGATATGAGGTCTGCAATACCACGTCGACTTCACGCTGCTTGAGGTCCAGCACGATGGACGACATATCAACCGTAGAGGCAGGATAGGCCAGCGACGTCACGATGTTCAGCCCGTTCTCTTCGGCAAAACGCTTTTCATGGCCGGAAACCGAGGAGCCATAGCTGCTATCTTCATAGATAATAGCGATCTTCAGATCACCCGGCGCCTTACCGGCTGCAGGCGCGACCTTGTCGATGATCATGTTGATAACGGTATCGGCCATATCCTCGGCGGTCGGGTTGACCCGAAAGAGATATTGCAACCCACGGCCCGTAACCTCATCCGCCACGGCGCCCAGCTCAAAATAAGGGATGCCGGACAGCTCGGCCACTTGGCTGGCCGCGATAGAGCGCGAGGAGGAATAGGAGCCGAAGATCGCCTTGACGCCCTCGCGGGAAATCAGGCGACGGGCCTCACCGATGGCTTGGTTGTTGTCGACAGCATCGCCGCGCTCCAGCACGATCTGCTCACCCTGCACACCGCCGGTGGCGTTGATCTCATCCACTGCCAGCTCCAGCCCGCGCGCGGATTCTTCGCCCAAAAGCGCCAGCTGGCCGCTGAACGGGTAAAGCGCGCCGAAGGTCACATCAGCATAGGCGGCCTGAGCGCCCAAAATGGCACCAGCAGCAGCTGTCATCTTCAAAATATTGTTCAATTTCATTGGGTAATCGCCCCCTTTTTAACGGGGTGCATCTGTAGAACTTACGCGGCCATTTTCAGTTTCATAGCGGGTGTGATGCCGCCGATGCCCATGTTCGGGCGGTCGTTGTTATATGTCCAGAGCCATTGTGTGGCCTGATCCTGAGCCTCCTCGATGCTTTCGATGATGTATTGATCCAGCCATTCATGCCGAACCGTCCGGTTGTAGCGCTCGACATAGGCGTTCTGCTGGGGCTGTCCGGGTTGGATGTGCTGGATCGTAACACTATGTTTCTCAGCCCATTTTCTCAGTGTTTCGCTGATATATTCCGGCCCATTGTCGACCCTGATCGTGCCCGGTTTTCCGCGCCATTCGATAATGCGATCAAGGCTGCGGATGACCCGTTCGGCAGGGAGCGAGAAATCAACCTCGATCCCCAGCCCTTCGCGGTTGAAGTCGTCCAACACATTCAAAAGCCGAAAAGCCCTGCCGTCGCCGAGGCGATCCGCCATGAAGTCCATGGACCAGGTCACATTCGGTCTGTTCGGGACCGCCAGAACGTCAGGCTTCTCCCGTTTCAGCCGCTTGCGCGGCTTGATGCGCAGGTTCAGTTCCAGCTCACAGTAGATCCGGTAGACCCGCTTGTGGTTCCACGGATGCCCCTTCACGTTGCGCAAATGCAGGAAACACAGGCCAAATCCCCAAGTCTTGCGCGCATCCGTCAGCCCTGTCAGCAGATCGGCGATCACCTCGTTCTCGTCTTTCAGCTTCGGGCTGTAACGATAGCAGGTCTCGCTGACCTCGAAGGCCCGGCACGCCAGCGCGATGCTGACGCCCCGTCGCTCTACCGCCGTTTCGGCCATCTCGCGGCGCTGAGATGGCCCCGTTACTTTTTTCCGAGGGCTTCCTTCAATAAGTCCGCCTGCATGCTCAGATCTGCATACATCCGCTTCAGCCTGCGGTTCTCTTCCTCCATGGCTTTCATCTGGCTGACCATGGATGCATCCATGCCACCATACTTCGCACGCCATTTGTAAAACGACGCATTGCTCATGCCATGTTCACGGCAAAGCTCGGCCACCGGCACACCACCTTCGGCTTGGCGCAGGATCGCAAGGATCTGGGGTTCGCTATATCTGGTCATTTTCATTCAAAATCTCCTCGTTCATCTTGCCGAGAAAATTCTACTTCCGCAGCCCCTTACTTTCGGGGGGGATTACCATTGGATTATATCCTCCCTTGGGTTTCGTATAAGCAAGCGACACTCCTCTGTGCCGCCCGCCTTGGTCAAGCAATCATGGTCAAAACAATTTTGCCGACATGCCCGCCGCTATCCATCCGCGCGTGCGCTTGGCGCACATCGTTAAGGGAATAAGTGCTGTCGATCACCGGCTTCGCGATACCCTTGGCCAGAAGGGGCAGCACGTGCTCCTCCAGCGCGCGGGCCAATTCTGCCTTCATCTCAACCGGGCGGGCGCGCAGGGTGGAGCCTGTCCACGTCAGCCGTTTGGTCAAAAGTTGAAGCATGTTCAGATCGGCCTTAGGGGGCTTTTGAAATGCGATCTGTGCGATACGGCCGTCGATGGCCACCGCCTCAATATTGCGCTGCATGTATTCGCCGCCGACCATATCGAGGACAACCTCTGGCCCTTTACCATCGGTCGCCTTTTTGGCCTCTGTCACGAAATCACTGGTTTTATAGTTGATAGCCACATCCGCGCCGTTGGCCTTGGCGGACTCGCATTTCTCGTCGCTGCCGCAGGTGACAATCACACGGCATCCCAGCGCTTTGGCCAAAAGGATTGTCGTCGTGCCAATGCCCGAGGTGCCACCGTGGAGCAAGATCGTCTCGCCCTTTTTCAGGGCTGCGCGCTGGAACACATTGGACCAGACGGTGAAATAAGTCTCGGGAAAGGCGCCTGCCTCGGTCATGCTCATACCGTCGGGCACGGGCAGTGCGTTTGTTTCATGGACAGCGCAGAATTCGGCATAGCCGCCACTGGGGACCAAGGCCATCACACGGTCGCCAATGGCAAAGCGTGTCGCGCCTTCGCCCAATGCCTCTACCACACCGGCGATTTCCAGCCCGAGGATATCCGACGCGCCGGGGGGCGGCGGGTAGTTGCCTTCGCGCTGCATCACGTCGGGGCGGTTGATACCTGCCGCATGGATCCGCACCAGAACCTGGCCGGGCGCAGCCGTAGGCCGCGGCACCGTCACCACGTCCAGCACTTCGGGGCCACCCGCACCACTGGCCATGACGGCTTTCATCGATTCGCTCATCGTTATTCCTCCCTTGCAGCATTTCGGCGGGGTGCAAAGCCTGCGCTCCCTCCCCGGAACGACAGACACCCCGCATCCAACGGCTTTGTTACGCTTCGATCTCGCTTTGCTGGGGATCTATGCGTAATATCTAGCTATGGTCGCGAATGCGTTATTTGTTATAACAAGAATAAACAGGGGGGATGCGCAATTGTCAACGCGGAGTTTTGAAACTGCTGGTGAAATAGCCGGCACTCATGATTGGGTCAGCCCGATTGCCAAGGAAAACTTAGGCGATCGTGCGTACTTAGCCCTTCGGGCGGCCTTGATGGGCGGGCAGCTTAAACCCGGTGAAAAGCTGCGTTTGCGGCCCATGTCCAAGCGATTCGGAATCAGCGCAACCCCGATGCGTGAAGCATTTTTGCGACTCGTATCGCTGGATGCGCTGGCCCTGGATGCGCGCGGTACGGCGATGGTGCCCGAATTGACGCGCGACCAGTTGATCGAGATTCGCAACATCCGTGTCGACCTTGAGGGCCGCGCCGCCGCCGCCGCCGCAACCCTTGCAAGCGCCGAAGACATCGCAGCGCTTGAGGCCATGCACGCCGCGCTATCTCGTGCCTTTGAGGCCGGGGATTATGCGCAGGCGATTGACCTCAACACACAGTTTCACCTGCATCTTTGCCGCATGGGAGAGATGCCAATTTTGCTGGAAATCGTCGAGAACCTTTGGGTGCGCTGCGGCCCCCTGCTGTCGCATCTGTATGACGGCGGCAACCCGTTTAGCGATACCCATCCGCATCTGACCGTGCTCGAAGGGCTGCGGCGGCGCGACCAAGCCATGACCCGCGGCGCGATCTGCCACGATATCGAGCATGGCGGGCAAGGCCTATTGCACCGGGCCAAAGGGGCCCAGGCCGATCAGGATATCTGAATAACCGCGCATGACATCCGCATCTTGATAGCCGAAGGTCCGAAGTGATGTGGATGGAGCATAAGAGTGCGCACCTTACTGCTTCGACCCTTCACCACGAAAGCGTAAGCTATTGATATAAAATATTTTACAATACAACCACCCTGACTTATAAGGCAATTCCATACGCATCAGGACCATAACCTTGGCCCGAGATCCTCCAGCCTTAGGGTTGCAGACCATCTATAAGGGGCCGAACGCCAGCAAAAAGCATCCTCAACATCGGATCTATCCTTATCTGTTGAGAAAGCTCGCTATCACGCAGCCCAATCAAGTTTGGTGCGGCGACATTACCTACATTCCGGTCAAGAACGGCTTTCTGTATCTGGTGGCGATTATGGACTGGGCGACCCGCAAGGTTTTGACCTGGCAGCTTTCCAATACGCTCGATGCCAGCTTTTGTGTTGAGGCGTTGGAGGAGGCAATCGCCCGATATGGCAAACCAGAGATAATGAATACGGGCCAGGGCAGCCAATACACAGGCACGGGCTGGATCACGACTTTGACCAAGGCTGAAATTAAAATCTCGATGCCTCTCGGGATATTGCGATGCAATACCCTGACGGTAATAGATGGGCGGGGCCGCTACTTGGACAACATCTTCATCGAACGGCTGTGGCGGTCGCTGAAACAGGAGGCCGTCTATCTGCATGAAATCACCGACGGTTTCCAAGCGAAACGGATCATCGATAACTGGATTGAGTTCTACAACTCAGAGCGCCCTCACACGGCCCTTGATAAGCGCACTCCGAACATCGCATAATTCACCCAAGCGGAGATACAAAAAGCGGCATGAACATACACCAAATGCACCTTAGCCAAGCCGAAAACCTGTCCTGAGAAGCACGACCACTTCAGCATGCCTGTTCAGCAAGCGCTTGGAGAGGGGTAGATTTGTCTGGCCATCTGCGAAGGAGGGCAAAATCTCCCTGACCGCTTCCCAGTTGGCGATGCTGTTGGAAGGGATCGATTGGCGGTCGCCACAACGCAGCTGGACACCACTCAAAGCGGGATAAATCGGCTCGGAGCGGGTCAGTGGGGTGCCTTGGTTCGACACTTAGGGGCGAGTGAAATAGTTGATGAGGAAAGCTTGAAAGAGTTTGTCGACTTGCGCGCACTGAACCAAAACATGGCTATAATCCTCGACAGCGATAAAGATAGTCCGGGGGCCGAGCTGAAACCTGCAGTCAGCCGCCTAAAGAGCGATCTATCTGGTGGAGGTGGGTTGGTTTGGATCACGGAAGGGCGCGAGGTCGAAAATTACATAAATCCTCAGATTCTACATGAGGCTCTCAAAAATACTCACTCGACCTCCTACAAGGCGCCAGCTGAAACCAGCCCGTATGACCACGCCTTCTACTTCGAGTAGGAAAAAGCCGGACAGCAAGGGCAACACAATCCACAAAGGTGCGGACAAGGTGAGCGTCGCTGGATATGTGTGTCAAAAACCGGTCGACCTAGGCTCCAGACCCAGTAATCGGCTTGAGGCCGCGATGGTTGCATGATTCAAACGCCCAAATTTTGGGGGCGCTATGAGCAATCTTTATTGGCTGACGGAAGACCAGATAGCGCGGCTCCGGCCGTTCTTTCCGAAGAGCCACGGCAAGCCGCGCGTGGATGATAAGCGCGTTCTAATCGGAATTATATTCATTAATCGCAATGGTTTACGTTGGAGCGACACTCCGAAAGAGTAGGCCCAGCTAAGACGCTTTCTGTGGTTGCCGTCCATAATGCAAGAAGTTTTTGACCCTGTTGGGCTGTGATCGAGTGCGAACTTTTGTCAGGCCTCAAGATACGGCATTTTCAAAAACCGCGGGCCGGGATGGTGATCAGCGGATCTGGTCCAAATCTCAACACCGAGCTTTCTTACTTTCAGGGTCTTACTGGTTTTCCCTATCCGGATCTGTTCGATCATTTTGCCCATTCGGGTCTTCTACTTACACTCCCTTGGCGCCATCGCTAGCAGTTTGACATGAACATCATGCCGAGCCCACCAGCGCCGAATCCCTGTAATCTTCGTTCTTCGTCAGCATAGCCTATATTTGGCGGGCCATCTTGTTTGCCAGCACAATCGCAACCAGCATCATGGGTTTGCGCTCCAATATCCGTGACAACCAGCTGCCCTTCAAAATGGTGCGCTGGACAAGCCAACCTAATCGCGACATTGCGCCAATGATCAGAAGGCGTCGGATATCAGCTTGGCCAGCCTTGGTCATCCGCCCTAAACGTTCCTTGCCTCCAGAAGAATGTTGCTTGGGAACAAGACCCAGCCAAGCCGCAAAGTCGCGCCCTGTCTGACTCGGCGGCCAGCGTCTTGAGTTTTGTGGTGCGTTCGATGACACGCGCCGTTTTTTCTGCAATAGGTGCCAGTAGCTCCAAGCACTCCTCGCGGATCAGTGCGTGCAACCCGACGGTTTTATCTTCTTTCTACAAGGGCCGTTATGCGATTGAGGTGGTGCATTCCTACGGGAAACACATGTCCGTGCTCATATAGAAGCGCCCGCAATGCATTTAGATCCGCGGTCCGCTGATGAACCAGTCGTTCACGGCCACGGAATAAGGCTGCGCGAGACTGCTGTTCGAGCGTTTTGGGTTCAACAAAACGCATCTCCGGCTGGCGGGCAGCGATGACGATCGCTTCAGCATCAGCAGCATCATTTTTCTGACGTTTAACGAACGGGCTAACGTACTGTGGCGCGATCAGTTTTACCTCATGGCCAACTGCTTCCATCTCACGCGCCCAGTAATGCGCGCTGCCGCAAGCTTCAAAAATGACCAGGCAGGGCTCCTGCTGAGCCATGAACACAGGAAACTGTGTTCGCGTCAGCTTTTTGCGGAACCGAACCTCCCCCGTTCGAGGGGGACCATGAACCTGAAAAGCATTTTTTGCCAGATCGACCCCAATCATCATATCCTTCATCTCGCCGTCCTCCTCTTCGCGTGGCGTTGAACAACACCACTTTGGCACCTTGCGATGCCGTCTTGGGAGGGCGGCACCCACCCCATCTCTACAATCGTTGGAAGTGGTGGGGTGACATCCCCAGCAGCGATGGCGACAGCCCGGTCTTGCCGGAGTTGCTCGACCAGATCCCCGAGGGCGAAGTGATCGGCACGGTGACCGCAGATGGCGCCTATGACACCCGCCGCTGCCACACGGCCATCATCGACCGCCAGGCCACGCCGATCATCCCCATCCGCAAGAATGGGCGGCCGTGGAAAGAGGATTGCCCGGCGGCGATTGCGAGAAACGATACCCTGCGGGCCACTCGGCACTACGGCAGGGCGTTCTGGAAGCGCTGGACCGGATATCACGCACGAAGTCGGATCGAGGCAAAGATGCGGTGCCTCAAGGCCTTTGGGGAGCGGATCGCCGCGAGAGACCCAGACCGGCAAACTGCCGAAATCCAAGTCCGCATCGCCCTCATAAACCGCTTCAACGCACTCGGCACCGCCGAGATCGTTCGCGTGGCCTGAAGCCAACGAGGAAAGGGGAAGTCATGCCCTTAGGCTGCAGTTGCGCAACAATGCCGTTTGCATGTGTGGCTCCTAATTTTTTGGAAAGCAGCGCAGGTCACCGAACCGATCGATAAAAGCTGCGAACCAGTTGGCGGGCTTCAAGAGACTTCCGAACGATCCAGTGTCCTTTCGCATAGCTTGTTTACGGCCGCATGCAGAAGTATTGTTAACACTGCCAGCACGATTAGAGCGGCAAACATGAGGTCGGTTTTGGCACGTCCGTTGGCTAAAAGCATCAGATACCCCAATCCTTTCGAGGCTCCGACCCATTCGCCAATGATCGCACCAATCGGCGCATAAACAGCCGCCAACCGCAGGCCAGATGCAAAGCCGGGTAAGGCCGCGGGCACCCGGATATGCCACATGATGCGCGCGGGGCTTGCGCCCATTACCTTAGCCAAACCGATCCAATCGCGGTTCGTCCGCATAAGCGCGTCAAAAAAGGACGACGTCACCGGAAAGTAGATGATGATCAGGGCCATCGTGATCTTGGACCAAAGCCCGAATCCCAACCAAAGTGTCAAAATTGGCGCGAGTGCAAAGACAGGCACCGCTTGGCTGAACACCAAGATCGGCCGCACAAGCGCGCGGGCGGTTGGCCATGCGACCAGCGCGATTGCAGAAACAAACCCAAGTGCTGCGCCCAATGCGAGGCCGATCAACACTTCGATCATCGTGATGATAGCGTGCTCTGCCAACAGCGCGCGGCTTTCCCAAATTGTTTGTGCGACCAACGCGGGTGGCGGCAGAATGAAACGTGCGACATCCGTGCTCCAGATCACCATCTGCCACAGCGCCAACACCAGACAGGTTGCTGCAAGGCCTGCGCGCCAACCCGTCACTTGGCGACCGTAAAGCCAGCCCAGGATGCATCAAAGAACGCGCGTTCCAAGCGCACCGCTTGCGTGAAGGTCGCGGAGACTTCTGCGCGCGCAGTATCGTCCAGTGTTTCCCAAGCCGTATCGAGTTGGCCACGCAAATAGGCGACGACCTGCGTAAAGCCTTCGCCTGAGTGAAGCGTGATCCATTCACCGAACCAAAACGGCAAATCATCTGCTCGGCCCTCGAACGGCGTAGCCCAGTCGAGGTAAATCCATTCCGCAACCACGAGGACCGAAAGCATGATCTCATACCGCCCAGAATGCCGTGCTTGATCCATCAGCTCTTGGAAGGCGCGCGTTTCCGGCGCGGGCTTGGCGGTTGATGTGACCTCAAGCGCCTCTAATGAGCGCAAAAAGTAAGTGTTCTCGGGGCCGCAAATCAAACCCAAAAACTGCGCTGCGGGAACCGCGTCTGCTAAGGTGGGCGCGTTTGCGACGGCAGATGCAAGAAGCCGCACAAAGCCTTCGACAAAGAGATAATCCTGTTGCAGATAACCTGCCATCTTTTCTTGGCTTAATGTGCCATCCGCCAAGGCATCGGTGAATGCGTGGTGCGTTGCGACCTTCCAGTCTTCAGCGGCAAGCAATTGTAGATAATGGGTGGCACTCATGTCGGTCTCCGAAGTTGGTCAAAAAGATCTGTCTGCGCGCGCAGCACATCTGGGGCGCTTATATCGCGCGGGATGGGGCTTGTGGGGGCGGCGACGTCAACAAGCCCTGACGGCGTCATGATAAGGATTGTCTGGCCCAATCGCGCCGCCTCATTCGGGTCATGCGTGACCAGCAACACGGTGCAGCCACTCAACAGCTCAGCAGTCAGTTCCTGCATTTGCGCACGGGTCAAAGCGTCGAGCGCCGAGAATGGTTCATCCAACAAGACAACCGCGCGATCTTCCATCAAAGTGCGCGCTAAAGCTACGCGTTGGCGTTGGCCACCTGACAGGGCGATGGGCAATTTTTCGGCATGATCCGCCAATCCAACCTGCGCCAGTCTATCACGGGCGCGGCCCTTGTCTGGGCGATCCCCCCGCAGACGTGCGCCGACCAGTACGTTGTCCAATACGTTCAACCAAGGCAGCAACAAATCCTGCTGCGCCATCATCGCAACACGACCGGGATCGCTAAGGTATCCAGTAAAGGTAACGCCCTCTGCCAGACCGGCAAAGAGGCGCAAGACGGTGGATTTTCCCACCCCACTTGCCCCCAGAAGGCAGGTCCAGCTGTGCGGTGTCAGGGTCAGATCAAGCTGTGAGAAGATCGTCGTCCCCTCAATCGCCGCTGATCCTGTCATTCGCAGGGATTGGTTCACGGATCTAACCCCATGTCCCAAAACCCAACTTCCAACTGTGTGGCCATCGCAAACCGCGCCTGAAGGGTGGTCCAACGTGGGCTGGCCGTCGGGTCATTGCCCAAACGCCGCGCAACGGCCCCGTCAATCAGCACGCCCACATCGTGGCAAACCTGCTGATATTCGGCGCTTGCATAGGTGTTGATCCACTCTGCGTAGGTGTCCGAGGTCTTGGTTGCTGCCAGATGGCGACCAATTTCACCGTAGCCCATGACGCAGGGTGCCAAAGCAGCCAGCAAATCCAGTAGATCTCCAGAATGACCCGCGTCCAGAACATAGCGGGTGTAGGCTAGGTTCTCTTGGCGTTCCTGCGTGGCAAACAGTGTAGCCTCATCAATGCCGACTTTCGCGCAGGTCTTGATGTGCAGCGCGATCTCCCCGTTGATCAGCCCGTTCACAGTGCCCGCAGCGAAGCGCATTTCCTCAACCGTATCGGCTTTGGTGATGGCCAAAGCCCAAGCTCGCGAAAAGTGGATCAGAAAGACATAATCCTGTTTGAGGTAGTGCAAGAAAGCGGCGTGCGGCAGGGTCCCGTCACCCAAACCCTGCACGAACTTATGGCGCGAATATGCTGGCCAGGCGGACGTGTTATCGCGCCAGACCGTAAAGGTGTTGCCGTACGTCATTCTGAACCAAGGTCGACGGCAAGTGCTGACACCGGTCGCGTGCCCTCTACAAGACCGCTCTCAGACAGGAAGGCTTCGAACCGCGTATAGCGACCTTCATCCAAGGCCTCGGGGCGCAGGGCGAAACGGGGCAGTGTATCAACCCATGCCTTTGCATTCAGCTCATCGTCCAGTTCAGGCGCATAGCCCTTGAACAGCTCCCATGATGCTTCTGGGTTGTTGATAATGTACTGCGCCGCCAGTTCTGTCGCACGCAGGAAGCGGCGGGTTTGATCCGTATCCATGCGGTCAGGGTTCGCCACATAGATCAATTCGTCATAGGTCGGTACGCCTTCTTCTTCGACGTAGAAACAGCGGCCTTCGACGCCTTCAATTTCCATCTGGTTCAACTCAAAATTACGGTAAGCGCCGATGACCGCATCGACCTGCCCCGACATCAAAGAGGGGCTAAGCGAGAAGTTCACATTGACCATCTCGACATCATCCAGCGTGACACCGTGGCGACCTAACATCGCCGATAAAACGGCTTCCTCGACACCGGCCACGGAAAAGCCGATTGTCCCGCCTTTCAGCTGGCTGATCTCTTGAATAGGGCCGTCTTTGAGAACCAGTAGACAGTTCAGCGGTGTCGCCACCAAAGTGCCAACCCGAGTAAGTGGCAGACCTTCTGCGACATGCAAATGCAGGCTTGGCTGATAGCTGACGGCGATATCGCCTTGGCCGGCCGCGACCAGTTTAGGCGGGGCGGACGGATCGGCGGGGGCGATGATCTCGACTTCAAGCCCTTGATCGGCGAAATAGCCCAGCTCTTCGGCCACGATGATTGGTCCGTGATCGGGGTTGATAAACCAGTCCAATAGCAAGGTCATCTTGTCTTGCGCCAAGGCAGGTGTAGCGATCAATATTGCCGCTGCGGTGATGAGGTGTTTCATATGGGTTTCCTTACCCTCCGAGAGCGAGAAGTTTGATCTCACCCTGCCAGTGTTGTGAAAGCCGGTCAGCCGCCTGCCAGGCGCGAAGGCCCGACCGACACGCCAGAACGGCACGTTGGTTATCATGTGGTGTGGGTCCATGTGGTCCAAAGTCGGACACAACATAACGGGTTGCTTGCGGCAGATCCGGTCCCTGTTCGCCGCTCGCGCGCAGGTCGATCAGGAAATCAGTCGCGGCAATATCATTAGCGGCGATAAAGGCAGGATTGGGACGCGGGTCAGGTGCCATGTCAAAACGGAACCCGCCAAACCTGAGCGTGCGGGCATCATAGGTCACAAGCTGTCCCAAACTTTGGGTGTCACCGGTCAAGATCGCCATGGCCATCTGTGCTTGCAGGCTGCCAATGACACCAACGCTTGGCCCCAGAACACCATCTGTGTCGCAAGACCCAAGCTGATCTGGCAGATCAGGAAAGACAGCGCGCAGCCCTGGTTTACGCCCGCAAAAACCACCTACATAGCCGTCCCGACCGACCACGCTGGCGCTGACAAGGGGTTGGCCTGTTTCAAGGCAATGATCAGACGCGATATAGCTGACAGCGAAGCTGTCTGCACAATCAAGGATCAGTGTCATGCCCGCACAAAGTGCTTTAATGTTGGCAGGATCGACGCGTTGTTGCACCGGCTCCATGGTCGTGTCGGGGTTCAATGCCGCCATTGTTTGCGCGATCACATCGACCTTCGGCAGGCCGATGTCCGCCTCGCGAAACAACGTTTGTCGGTGCAGGTTGGACAGGCTCACGCCATCTGCATCTGCGATACGGATATGACCAACGCCCGCGCCGACCAGATACTGCATCACAGGTGCGGCCAATCCTCCGGCACCGATGACAAGGACCGATGCCCCGGCCAACTGATTTTGCGCGGCGTCACCTAGGACCGCTGTTTGTCGAACATATCGGTTCACGCGCAGGCCTCAAGCCATGCCCTGACGCGGCCCTCTGGGTCGTCGTGGAGCGTAATATCAGTGACAGCAGAGATGATATCGGCCCCAGCAGCAAAAGCACCCGGCGCGCGTTCTGTGGTCATGCCACCAATCGCGATGAGGGGGGTATCCCCGACAAGATCCTTCCAAACGCTCAGCTTTTCAACGCCCTGTTGGTGCCATTTCATCTTTTTCAGAATGGTCGGATAGATCGGGCCGAGGGCAATATAATCTGGCGCAAGTGCAAGCGCGCGGGCCAGTTCGGCCTTGTCATGGGTCGAGATGCCAAGCTTAAGGCTCGCCGCACGAATTGCATCCACATCTGCATCATCAAGGTCCTCTTGTCCCAGATGCACCCAGTCGCACCCCAAGTCGATTGCCAGTTGCCAGTGGTCATTGACCACCAGCACCGCATCATGGGCCGCGCACAAATCACGGGCCTCGGTTAATTGGGCGCGCAGATCGTCTTGGGATTTGTCTTTGAGGCGCATTTGCACCAGCTTTACACCCAAAGGCAGCATGCGCCGCAGCCAGACCACATCATCAAAAATCGGGTAAAAGCGGGGCAGAGTCATAACGTGGCCTTTCCAAAAACGGGTGTCGACGGGGCGGCCATATCGCGGGCATCCATAG from Pseudorhodobacter turbinis includes the following:
- a CDS encoding ABC transporter substrate-binding protein; this translates as MKLNNILKMTAAAGAILGAQAAYADVTFGALYPFSGQLALLGEESARGLELAVDEINATGGVQGEQIVLERGDAVDNNQAIGEARRLISREGVKAIFGSYSSSRSIAASQVAELSGIPYFELGAVADEVTGRGLQYLFRVNPTAEDMADTVINMIIDKVAPAAGKAPGDLKIAIIYEDSSYGSSVSGHEKRFAEENGLNIVTSLAYPASTVDMSSIVLDLKQREVDVVLQTSYQNDSVLFLQQAHEAGFSPLAIIGGGGGYSTQPTADAVGHDIIEGVLNADFTQYVVNKEFTPGIDDFLAAYQAKYGTEPRSGHSLTNYVGAMAVLQSLNAADGFDADTIVEAVSAIDIPEGTTAAGYGVKFGENNQNERARMMGLQWQDGKLVTVYPDDAAAAELRSRN
- a CDS encoding IS3 family transposase (programmed frameshift), which codes for MKMTRYSEPQILAILRQAEGGVPVAELCREHGMSNASFYKWRAKYGGMDASMVSQMKAMEEENRRLKRMYADLSMQADLLKEALGKKLTGPSQRREMAETAVERRGVSIALACRAFEVSETCYRYSPKLKDENEVIADLLTGLTDARKTWGFGLCFLHLRNVKGHPWNHKRVYRIYCELELNLRIKPRKRLKREKPDVLAVPNRPNVTWSMDFMADRLGDGRAFRLLNVLDDFNREGLGIEVDFSLPAERVIRSLDRIIEWRGKPGTIRVDNGPEYISETLRKWAEKHSVTIQHIQPGQPQQNAYVERYNRTVRHEWLDQYIIESIEEAQDQATQWLWTYNNDRPNMGIGGITPAMKLKMAA
- a CDS encoding NAD(P)H-quinone oxidoreductase codes for the protein MSESMKAVMASGAGGPEVLDVVTVPRPTAAPGQVLVRIHAAGINRPDVMQREGNYPPPPGASDILGLEIAGVVEALGEGATRFAIGDRVMALVPSGGYAEFCAVHETNALPVPDGMSMTEAGAFPETYFTVWSNVFQRAALKKGETILLHGGTSGIGTTTILLAKALGCRVIVTCGSDEKCESAKANGADVAINYKTSDFVTEAKKATDGKGPEVVLDMVGGEYMQRNIEAVAIDGRIAQIAFQKPPKADLNMLQLLTKRLTWTGSTLRARPVEMKAELARALEEHVLPLLAKGIAKPVIDSTYSLNDVRQAHARMDSGGHVGKIVLTMIA
- a CDS encoding GntR family transcriptional regulator codes for the protein MSTRSFETAGEIAGTHDWVSPIAKENLGDRAYLALRAALMGGQLKPGEKLRLRPMSKRFGISATPMREAFLRLVSLDALALDARGTAMVPELTRDQLIEIRNIRVDLEGRAAAAAATLASAEDIAALEAMHAALSRAFEAGDYAQAIDLNTQFHLHLCRMGEMPILLEIVENLWVRCGPLLSHLYDGGNPFSDTHPHLTVLEGLRRRDQAMTRGAICHDIEHGGQGLLHRAKGAQADQDI
- a CDS encoding ABC transporter permease → MTGWRAGLAATCLVLALWQMVIWSTDVARFILPPPALVAQTIWESRALLAEHAIITMIEVLIGLALGAALGFVSAIALVAWPTARALVRPILVFSQAVPVFALAPILTLWLGFGLWSKITMALIIIYFPVTSSFFDALMRTNRDWIGLAKVMGASPARIMWHIRVPAALPGFASGLRLAAVYAPIGAIIGEWVGASKGLGYLMLLANGRAKTDLMFAALIVLAVLTILLHAAVNKLCERTLDRSEVS
- a CDS encoding TenA family protein, whose protein sequence is MSATHYLQLLAAEDWKVATHHAFTDALADGTLSQEKMAGYLQQDYLFVEGFVRLLASAVANAPTLADAVPAAQFLGLICGPENTYFLRSLEALEVTSTAKPAPETRAFQELMDQARHSGRYEIMLSVLVVAEWIYLDWATPFEGRADDLPFWFGEWITLHSGEGFTQVVAYLRGQLDTAWETLDDTARAEVSATFTQAVRLERAFFDASWAGFTVAK
- a CDS encoding ABC transporter ATP-binding protein codes for the protein MNQSLRMTGSAAIEGTTIFSQLDLTLTPHSWTCLLGASGVGKSTVLRLFAGLAEGVTFTGYLSDPGRVAMMAQQDLLLPWLNVLDNVLVGARLRGDRPDKGRARDRLAQVGLADHAEKLPIALSGGQRQRVALARTLMEDRAVVLLDEPFSALDALTRAQMQELTAELLSGCTVLLVTHDPNEAARLGQTILIMTPSGLVDVAAPTSPIPRDISAPDVLRAQTDLFDQLRRPT
- the tenA gene encoding thiaminase II → MTYGNTFTVWRDNTSAWPAYSRHKFVQGLGDGTLPHAAFLHYLKQDYVFLIHFSRAWALAITKADTVEEMRFAAGTVNGLINGEIALHIKTCAKVGIDEATLFATQERQENLAYTRYVLDAGHSGDLLDLLAALAPCVMGYGEIGRHLAATKTSDTYAEWINTYASAEYQQVCHDVGVLIDGAVARRLGNDPTASPRWTTLQARFAMATQLEVGFWDMGLDP